Part of the Zhongshania aliphaticivorans genome, ATACAGGCATCAGCATATAACTTTGCACGAGTAACTATATGACCAGCGGTATACTGGCCTTTAATGGCAGCACGCTTATCAAATAAACACTTTTGGCAAAGCTAGGGAGAATAAGATGAAACGCTACCAAGTAATAAAACCAGGCGGATTAGACAAACTCTGTATCACCAACACTGAGATACCTGAACCAAACGCAGGTGAAGTACTCGTGCGCTGGCGTGCAAGCTCTTTGAACTATCACGACTACATGGTCATTCTCGGCCACATTCCCAGTGAAGACGGTCGCATACCGATGTCAGATGGCGCCGGTGAAGTGGTCGCAGTGGGAGCTGGCGTCACTAAATGGAATACTGGCGACAAAGTCGTCAGCCTCTTCTTCCCCGACTGGCTAGAAGGCAAACCTTCATTAAGCAAAACCCTAGGAGTCACCGGCGACAGCATCGATGGCTGCGCCGTAGAGTACGCCTGCGTTAACGCCCAAGCGTTGACCGCCATGCCCAACAACTACAGCTTTGAACAAGCGGCAACCCTGCCTTGTGCAGCGCTTACTGCGTGGCGCGCACTGATTGTGGAAGGCAATCTACAAGCTGGAGACTCCGTGTTAGTTCAAGGCACTGGCGGCATGTCGATGTTTGCCCTGCAAATTGCCAAAGCGGCCGGAGCCTATGTCTATGCGACCTCCTCCTCAGAAGAAAAAATGGAGCGACTGAAAGCTATGGGCGCAGACGAGGTTTTAAACTATAGAACTGACGAGAACTGGGGCATCACCCTCGCCAAACGATCTGGCGGCATCGACCATGTACTGGATATTGGTGCGGATGCCACACTCGACCATTCTCTTAACGCCGTTGCAGTGGGTGGCAATGTCACTTTAATCGGTGTCCTCGGTGGACTAACGGCAAAACTGATGGTGCCCAAGACATTCGGTAAACAAGTCCATATGAACGGAATTGCTGTAGGCAGCCGCGAGATGCAAGAGAAAATGATCACCGCTATCAACACCAATCATATTGTTCCCGTCATCGACAAAAGCTTTGGCTTTGATAACCTGAAGGAAGCTTTTGAGCATCAAGCGTCTGGTGCGCATTTCGGCAAAATTGTGCTGAACTACGAGAAATGAGCAGCCTTTACACCACTTGATGTATTATTGTAATACAATTATGATCGTACTCTAGAAAATACTGACCTGAATAACGGGGTGACAAGCCAAGCTGTCATCCCTGCAAGCCCCAAATAGGGCCGGGCAATAAAAATTGAAAACGACAATGACAAACCACGCTTATATTTACGATGGGGTCCGCACCTCAAGCAAGGGCAAAAGGTCCGCAAGCAAATCATGCGGGCAAAACACACCCGCAGCGTCGAAGAGACCTAATCTTGAAACCGAAACGGCAAGTCAATTGCTCCAACAGTAAAGATGCCATGACCGCCGTAAAAGCTTTTTTTGGTAACACAAAACCGGTATTTATCGGAAAGTAATCAGGCCGATGCAAGGGGTAGAAGCCTGCACACGACAATAACGAATGACTCATGATAGGAGCATCACTATGCTAGTCCACCATTATCTGGAATTTTACACACAGACCTCGGCTGACGCCCCCTGCTATAGCTTTAATGGCACCACCTTAAGCTACCAAGACACCAACGACAGCGTAAACCGTTTAGCCAATGGCTTGCTTGACCTTGGCGTTAAGCAAGAGCAGCGTGTTGCCATTCTCGGTGAAAACAGCCTTGAGCATTGCTTGCTTTTTATGGCGACCAGTAAAATCGGCGCCGTTGCGGTGCCCCTTAACTACCGCTTGGCGGCGGCAGAGCTGGCATATATTATCAATGACTCCGAGACGCACGTTTTGATTGTGCTGGACTCAATGGCGGACACGCTTGCAGCCCTGCGCCCTCACCTATCACCGTCAATACACCTTATTACCGAAAGCCAGAACGACAGTCTGCATTGGTCGGAATGGCTAGAAAAATACCCGACCACGAAACCACAAATAGATGTAGACCAATACGCCCCCTTCCTACAGCTATACACCAGCGGCACCACAGGCAACCCTAAGGGTGTGGTCATCAACCACTTCAATGTGGTGCAATTAAGCACAATGAGCTTACTCGGTTCGCCAACGCGGGTCAGCAGAGGCAGCGCCGGCATTGTGGTGGCACCCCTGTTCCATATCGGTGGCGTAGGATCAGCCATTATGGGTGTTTGTTTTGGTCAGCACACACTGGTTCATCAGACGTTTGATCCCATAAAACTGCTGGATGATATCGAGAAATACCCAGTGGGAAATATGTTTATGGTACCTGCCATGATTATGTTCTTGCTGCAAATGCCCGGTATCGAAAAGCGGGACTTCAGTAAGCTTGAAATCGTCTCCTATGGCGCCTCACCGATTTCTGAAACCGTATTGCGCCAGGCCATTGACGTGTTTCAATGCGAATTTATGCAGCTCTACGGCATGACCGAAACTACCGGAGGCGGGGTCGCCCTGCTACCCAGTGACCACCGTCGTGCCTTGGCTGGCAGGCCCGAATTACTCCGTTCCTGCGGTAAGCCCATGGTCGGGGCAGAAATCAAGATTGTCGACGAAGCCGGTAACAGTGTCGCTGCCGACGAAGTTGGAGAGATCTGGATTAAATCTGATACCAATATGATGCGCTATCACAATCTGCCAGAAGCTACCGCCAAAGATCTGACTGATGGCTGGGTTCACACTGGCGACGCAGGCTACTTAGACAGCGAGGGTTATCTCTACCTCAAAGACCGCATCAAAGACATGGTGGTGAGCGGCGGCGAGAATATCTACCCCGTTGAAGTAGAGAACGCGGTAGCCAAGCACGAGGCTGTTGCCGACGTTGCCGTGATTGGCATACCCGACGATAAATTTGGCGAAGCCCTGCTGGCCGTTGTGGTGCTCAAACCGGAACACACCCTGACCGCCGAAGAAATGGTCGAGTTCTGTCGAGATAAAATTGCTGGCTACAAGATTCCTAGACAACTCGACATTATTGCAGAACTGCCGCGCAACCCATCAGGCAAAATATTGAAGAAGATCCTTAGAGAGCCCTATTGGAAAAATTCAGAGCGAGGGATTGGCTGAGTCAGAAGTCATCACATACTGTTCCGAAAACCAAAAAAACAACAATGAGTAGACACTAATGGATTTTACTATTCCAGCAGAAATCACTAGTTTTCTAGAGGAAGTCGATCAATTTATTGACGCCAAAATTAAACCTCTGGAACAGCAAGACGACAATATCCGCTTTTTTGACCATCGCCGCGAAAATGCTCGTACCGACTGGGAACGGGATGGCCTGCCCAACGAAGAATGGGAAGAACTACTGGCCAAGGCCAAAACCCTGGCCATTGAAGCGGGCATATTTAGCTACCCCTTCCCCAAAGAACACGGCGGTCGCGACGGCAGCAATTTAGGCATGGCGCTTATCCGTGAGCACCTTGCGGTGAAAGGCTTGGGGCTACACAACGACCTACAGAACGAGCACTCGGTAGTAGGCAATAACGTCGGCCTGCTATTGATGCTGGAATACGGCACCGAGGCCCAAAAGGCTGAATGGCTGGAGGGACTTAAATCCGCCAAGGCTGCTTTTGCCTTCGGCATAACCGAACCCGAGCACGGCTCCGACGCAACTTGGATGGAAACCGGTGCGGTGAAAGATGGCGATCACTGGATCATCAACGGTGAAAAAACCTGGAACACCGGTGTTCACATTGCGCAAGCCGACCTAGTCATGGCCCGCACCAGCGGTAATCCCGGCGAAGGCCTAGGCATTACCGCTTTTCTGGTGCCTATGAATGCACCCGGCGTAAAGGTCGAGGAATACCTATGGACCTTTAATATGCCCTCTGACCATGCGCGGGTCAGCTTTACCGACGTGCGGGTACCAGACACGTCGATCTTCGGTGGCGAAGGTAAAGGCCTGCAAATTGTCCAACATTTCTTTAATGAAAACCGTATTCGTCAAGCCGCATCAAGTTTGGGCGCCGCGCAGTTTTGTATCAATGAATCAGTCGCGCACGCCAATGCCCGCAAACCTTTTGGTAAGCCACTATCTAGTAATCAGGGCATTCAATTTCCGCTGGTAGATCTGCAAGCACGGGCAGAAATGCTGCGCGCACTGATCCACAAAACAGCATGGTTAATGGACAAAGACGGCGCGTTCTCGGTGTCCGACAAAGTATCTATCTGTAATTATCAGGCTAACCGCCTGTGCTGCGAGGCGGCTGATTTTGCTATGCAGGTACACGGCGGCATGGGCTATTCACGCTACAAGCCCTTTGAACATATCTATCGCCACCACCGCCGCTACCGCATTACCGAAGGCGCGGATGAAATACAGATGCGCCGCGTCGCCGGTTATCTATTTGGCTTTATGAAACAGAGTAAACCCAAGGGGGTGAGCTAATGTCTGCGGAAAAAAGTTTTACAGACAGCCTGAGTGAAACCCTATCACGCGCACTACCGAACTTCGAAGCACTCATCGATTGC contains:
- a CDS encoding zinc-dependent alcohol dehydrogenase family protein: MKRYQVIKPGGLDKLCITNTEIPEPNAGEVLVRWRASSLNYHDYMVILGHIPSEDGRIPMSDGAGEVVAVGAGVTKWNTGDKVVSLFFPDWLEGKPSLSKTLGVTGDSIDGCAVEYACVNAQALTAMPNNYSFEQAATLPCAALTAWRALIVEGNLQAGDSVLVQGTGGMSMFALQIAKAAGAYVYATSSSEEKMERLKAMGADEVLNYRTDENWGITLAKRSGGIDHVLDIGADATLDHSLNAVAVGGNVTLIGVLGGLTAKLMVPKTFGKQVHMNGIAVGSREMQEKMITAINTNHIVPVIDKSFGFDNLKEAFEHQASGAHFGKIVLNYEK
- a CDS encoding long-chain-fatty-acid--CoA ligase yields the protein MLVHHYLEFYTQTSADAPCYSFNGTTLSYQDTNDSVNRLANGLLDLGVKQEQRVAILGENSLEHCLLFMATSKIGAVAVPLNYRLAAAELAYIINDSETHVLIVLDSMADTLAALRPHLSPSIHLITESQNDSLHWSEWLEKYPTTKPQIDVDQYAPFLQLYTSGTTGNPKGVVINHFNVVQLSTMSLLGSPTRVSRGSAGIVVAPLFHIGGVGSAIMGVCFGQHTLVHQTFDPIKLLDDIEKYPVGNMFMVPAMIMFLLQMPGIEKRDFSKLEIVSYGASPISETVLRQAIDVFQCEFMQLYGMTETTGGGVALLPSDHRRALAGRPELLRSCGKPMVGAEIKIVDEAGNSVAADEVGEIWIKSDTNMMRYHNLPEATAKDLTDGWVHTGDAGYLDSEGYLYLKDRIKDMVVSGGENIYPVEVENAVAKHEAVADVAVIGIPDDKFGEALLAVVVLKPEHTLTAEEMVEFCRDKIAGYKIPRQLDIIAELPRNPSGKILKKILREPYWKNSERGIG
- a CDS encoding acyl-CoA dehydrogenase family protein — translated: MDFTIPAEITSFLEEVDQFIDAKIKPLEQQDDNIRFFDHRRENARTDWERDGLPNEEWEELLAKAKTLAIEAGIFSYPFPKEHGGRDGSNLGMALIREHLAVKGLGLHNDLQNEHSVVGNNVGLLLMLEYGTEAQKAEWLEGLKSAKAAFAFGITEPEHGSDATWMETGAVKDGDHWIINGEKTWNTGVHIAQADLVMARTSGNPGEGLGITAFLVPMNAPGVKVEEYLWTFNMPSDHARVSFTDVRVPDTSIFGGEGKGLQIVQHFFNENRIRQAASSLGAAQFCINESVAHANARKPFGKPLSSNQGIQFPLVDLQARAEMLRALIHKTAWLMDKDGAFSVSDKVSICNYQANRLCCEAADFAMQVHGGMGYSRYKPFEHIYRHHRRYRITEGADEIQMRRVAGYLFGFMKQSKPKGVS